ACGAAACTTTCAAGAGTTATGTAGAGAACGTCATTGACAATCTTAGATGGAAGCAATCCCTCGCAAAAGATGAGAAAGATACACTCGTTGACTTCTGTGTGAGCAGGAAACTAGCAGATGTGCTGGAAATTCACATGAGCATATTGAAGGATAAATCGGAGGTGGCGGAATGAACAATGAACTTTATAAGGAGGAAAAATTCGTTTTTATGACTCTTGACCCGATTCACATAGGAACGGGTGGGACTAATCTGGGTATAGTAGACAACACGATAGTGAGAGAAGCTGGCTCAAACATACCGATAATTCCAGGGACAAGCCTTTCAGGTGCGGCAAAGATGTTCGCTGCGATGCTTATGGGAGATCTGGACGCTGCCGGCAACAAAAAGCCCAAGAGTACTGAGAATCCAGTATCATACACTTTTGGGTATATAAATGGAAATGGTTCTGAACAGTCAAGCAAAGCTGGCGTTGTAAGCTTTTCCGATGCAAGAATAGTTCTTTTCCCGGTCTATTCATCCGAAGGAACGATCTGGGTTACGACCAAAGCTATGCTAAACGAAATTGGAATAGATGTGAAAAAACTAGATCTGGTTGAAGAAAAAGCTTATCACCTGGGTGGAGCAGGTGAGAACGGTAAAATCAAAATCGGCTGGCTATATATTGATGTAGAAAACTTAGCAGTAGAAAAGCCCAAACTTGATGGCTTGGCAGGAAAAAGCGAATGGCAGCTTATCGAACAGAAGATCTACATGGTATCAGACAAACTGTTCACGCAAATAGTCAATGACAACCTCGAAACAAGAACTTCCGTAGCGATCAATTCTGAAACCGGGGCTGCCGAAGATCAAGCTCTT
This portion of the Mesotoga infera genome encodes:
- the cmr4 gene encoding type III-B CRISPR module RAMP protein Cmr4, with product MNNELYKEEKFVFMTLDPIHIGTGGTNLGIVDNTIVREAGSNIPIIPGTSLSGAAKMFAAMLMGDLDAAGNKKPKSTENPVSYTFGYINGNGSEQSSKAGVVSFSDARIVLFPVYSSEGTIWVTTKAMLNEIGIDVKKLDLVEEKAYHLGGAGENGKIKIGWLYIDVENLAVEKPKLDGLAGKSEWQLIEQKIYMVSDKLFTQIVNDNLETRTSVAINSETGAAEDQALFTYEAIPRATWLISKVIQDDFRSNGFETAKNCQVNDRVKDWKSPMDVVKAGFKVIEYLGIGGMTTRGFGRMKIISGGEN